From the Jilunia laotingensis genome, the window GCATTTCGTGCATAGCCATTGAAATGGCAGCGAAAACTTCACCGGGAACTTCGCCCAGTTGTTTCTCTTTTGCCTCTTTCTTATCAGTGATGCCTTTAGCTTTCATTGCATTACGTTTACTGAGGTTAATTGAAGCTCTTCCGATAACTTTGAATGATATGAACAGAAGGATTAGTCCTAAAAATACCACACTCATAGCAGAAATAGCCATTCCGATACCTACGCCATCGTGTTCCTCGAACTTCTCCATCTTGGCGTTTTTGTCAAGTGTTTTGTTGTTGGTACTTGGAGTAACGTATTTGTCTGCACTTTGACCTTTTACTTCCCACTGGTCGGCAGCATCGCTTACGCGAGCGTAAGATTGGTCTGCTTGCAGGATGCCTGCAGGGATCACGATCTGATCAAGCAGTTTTTTTCCCGAATCATATAATCCGATCCAGTTGGAGGTTTCCGTGTTGAGCTTGAAGCTCGTATGGAAGGTTCCCCGATTCGGTTCTCCGTCAGCCCAGAACAAAGCGTGCTGGCGCGGTTTTACCAAAGTAAGAATGTCACCTTTCGGTATAAAATAGGTAATGGTATCACCCGGTTGGCTGCTTGCTTTCAGCAAACACCCTGCGAGATCGGCACTACCAAACGATCTGTTGAATATTTCAATCCATGCGCTGTGTACACCGTAGTCATCCTGAAAGTTGCTTTCGTTATCGATCAACACTTCATTCAGTACCAGCTTATTGTTGGATTTTTTCTCTCCACAGGAAGAGCATAAACCTAACACCAGCAGCAAGGAACAGAATATTCCGATTTTTGTTTTACTCATAATCGTTCTTGTTTTAGTGTAAAAAGCCTGATTACAATGGAATATTACCATGCTTCTTAGCCGGGTTAGTTAATTTCTTGGTTTGCAATTGTTGCAATGCACGAATGAT encodes:
- a CDS encoding OadG family transporter subunit, with protein sequence MSKTKIGIFCSLLLVLGLCSSCGEKKSNNKLVLNEVLIDNESNFQDDYGVHSAWIEIFNRSFGSADLAGCLLKASSQPGDTITYFIPKGDILTLVKPRQHALFWADGEPNRGTFHTSFKLNTETSNWIGLYDSGKKLLDQIVIPAGILQADQSYARVSDAADQWEVKGQSADKYVTPSTNNKTLDKNAKMEKFEEHDGVGIGMAISAMSVVFLGLILLFISFKVIGRASINLSKRNAMKAKGITDKKEAKEKQLGEVPGEVFAAISMAMHEMQSDVHDVEDTVLTITRVKRSYSPWSSKIYTLRETPHRK